In one Nostoc sp. KVJ3 genomic region, the following are encoded:
- a CDS encoding ABC transporter ATP-binding protein has translation MPTMIWMESITKTYYLGEVSVPILKGIELSIEEGEYVSIMGASGSGKSTLMNILGCLDRPTTGDYIFEGRNLTTYDDDELAYIRNQRIGFVFQQFNLLARATALENVMLPMVYANLPKSKRRQRALEALEKVGLEGRISNRPSQLSGGQQQRVAIARALVNRPALVLADEPTGALDTETSREVMNLLTELNDQGITIVIVTHEPDIAAQTKRIIRVQDGLIVG, from the coding sequence ATGCCGACAATGATTTGGATGGAATCTATTACCAAAACCTATTACTTGGGAGAAGTTAGCGTTCCAATTCTTAAGGGAATTGAACTTTCTATTGAGGAAGGGGAATATGTCTCGATTATGGGTGCATCAGGTTCGGGGAAATCTACACTCATGAATATTTTGGGATGTCTGGATCGTCCGACAACTGGAGACTATATTTTTGAAGGCAGAAACCTGACGACTTATGATGATGATGAATTAGCCTATATCCGCAACCAAAGAATAGGTTTTGTTTTCCAACAATTTAACCTCTTGGCGCGGGCAACAGCACTAGAAAATGTGATGTTACCAATGGTTTACGCTAACTTACCTAAGTCAAAACGCCGTCAAAGAGCATTAGAAGCCTTGGAAAAGGTAGGATTAGAGGGACGCATATCTAACCGTCCTAGTCAACTATCTGGGGGACAACAACAACGGGTAGCGATCGCTCGCGCTTTGGTTAACCGACCTGCATTAGTTTTGGCAGATGAGCCAACAGGAGCTTTAGATACTGAAACTTCTCGTGAGGTGATGAATTTGCTGACAGAACTTAATGACCAAGGGATCACAATTGTGATTGTCACTCATGAACCAGATATCGCTGCTCAAACCAAAAGAATAATTCGAGTTCAGGATGGCTTGATTGTAGGCTAA